From Coccinella septempunctata chromosome 4, icCocSept1.1, whole genome shotgun sequence, a single genomic window includes:
- the LOC123311075 gene encoding dTTP/UTP pyrophosphatase, with protein MLEPLVGKLKPMRIVLASGSKQREVLLRSTGLDFEIYPSSFAENLNPDDYTFKYFVEATAQRKTENVFEVMKYDEKRPDLIIGADTMVTFCGKMYGKPKDNMEARRMIKDLTQSDKPHEVYTGVAIWYKGEIHTFSEMTRVHMTNLTDEEIENYILTKEPMGKAGGYGIQGLAATFVERIEGDVNNVIGLPLCRLVKELKQIVKL; from the exons ATGTTGGAGCCCTTGGTTGGGAAACTGAAACCCATGAGGATAGTCCTCGCCAGTGGTTCTAAACAACGAGAAGTTCTTCTGCGAAGCACG GGTTTGGATTTCGAGATATATCCCTCAAGTTTTGCTGAGAATTTGAACCCAGACGACTATACATTCAAATATTTCGTAGAGGCTACGGCACAAAGAAAAACGGAAAATGTTTTTGAGGTAATGAAGTACGATGAGAAGAGGCCAGATTTGATAATTGGGGCTGATACTATGGTAACCTTTTGCGGTAAAATGTACGGAAAGCCTAAGGATAATATGGAGGCAAGAAGGATGATAAAAGA TTTAACACAAAGCGACAAGCCTCATGAGGTTTATACAGGGGTAGCTATATGGTATAAAGGAGAAATTCACACCTTTTCTGAAATGACCAGGGTTCATATGACGAATTTGACTGATGAAGAAATAGAGAATTATATACTGACCAAAGAGCCCAT GGGTAAAGCAGGAGGATATGGAATACAAGGCTTAGCTGCAACTTTTGTGGAAAGGATAGAAGGCGACGTAAACAATGTTATAGGTTTGCCTCTGTGTCGATTGGTCAAGGAACTGAAGCAAATTGTCAAGCTTTAA
- the LOC123311306 gene encoding cysteine/serine-rich nuclear protein 3 isoform X1: MKMWKMLTNFSSMCNKLIMPVEVGEIKQEPSMSVEGSDMEHISDKSIDQPQDIEEKLPLAEEESNVTKPPSENFELGNDISSRDTLEFDMKEKENFLSSRLIEVEGDDSATESLQTLEEEQEEPHDRSDGSDSGLGSEICEERQEITSTDALECSDSEASFFPRMPIESTIVDRFSEIDADVQEPSDIAQAEKGIPKSTEDMLKVQPKKSNLKRKLPVDDDSGPKIKKKRGISFDSVTVYYFPRAQGFTCVPSQGGSTLGMGAYHTHSKKFTIVEHANEQRRIHRQLMQQMRTKNGTASNAAAATSSEESESEEEPSDASESEMDIDNYYFLQPVPTRQRRALLRAAGVRKIETYEKDDCRVIRMSREFCGCGCKGYCDPETCSCSQAGIKCQVDRLNFPCGCSRDNCANSSGRIEFNPVRVRTHFIHTLMRLELEKKQENEEALKSEKKDSNWMENERINIEYKEEKSKNCRIMKFSNGPDARNELGVESCIHDGSFTNLHYGAPGEGPGGLNPQGFSDLPARSDSLDLYSFREDCYGEDSTQDGSAVDIKHPYSSTTPVSGHGFQFSDTRYSDGVFLAGTSQYSAPHSTNQYSPSPYHPGFTDFNAVFNPYPMYGEFQGDSQKTAEQNFSTPSCSYEQLLPTNEGFSSENSESKENQYTCLNPVVETNNKAESFAELIHGRYNSFSSFNENFVMNGSQDVVENGDGHKVVTENAENTNNTTECAENFGEIIKKSIVETVSA; encoded by the exons ATGAAAATGTGGAAGATGTTGACTAATTTTTCTTCAATGTGTAATAAGCTG ATAATGCCTGTTGAAGTAGGGGAAATCAAGCAGGAACCATCCATGTCTGTAGAAGGATCAGACATGGAACACATCAGTGATAAATCGATCGACCAACCGCAGGACATTGAGGAAAAACTACCCTTAGCGGAGGAGGAGAGTAATGTTACTAAGCCCCCTAGTGAGAATTTTGAACTGGGCAATGATATTTCAAGCAGGGACACCTTAGAATTCGAcatgaaagaaaaagaaaattttttatcTAGTAGACTGATCGAAGTGGAGGGAGATGATTCGGCGACGGAAAGTTTGCAGACTCTTGAAGAGGAGCAGGAAGAGCCCCATGATAG GTCCGACGGTTCAGACTCAGGTCTGGGGTCAGAAATTTGCGAGGAAAGACAGGAAATAACATCAACCGACGCCCTGGAATGCAGCGATTCGGAAGCGTCATTTTTTCCACGAATGCCCATCGAGAGTACCATCGTTGACCGTTTTTCGGAAATCGACGCCGACGTCCAAGAACCATCGGACATCGCCCAGGCTGAGAAAGGAATCCCTAAGAGCACTGAGGACATGTTGAAAGTACAACCCAAGAAGAGCAACTTGAAGAGGAAACTCCCAGTCGATGACGACTCCGGTCCTAAGATCAAGAAAAAACGCGGTATAAGTTTTGACAGCGTTACTGTGTATTATTTCCCGAGGGCACAAGGTTTCACTTGCGTCCCTTCCCAGGGGGGTTCCACTTTAGGGATGGGAGCCTACCACACTCACTCCAAGAAATTCACGATCGTGGAACACGCCAATGAGCAGCGGAGGATACACCGTCAGTTGATGCAGCAGATGCGGACCAAAAACGGCACTGCTTCGAATGCGGCTGCTGCAACATCCAGTGAAGAGAGCGAGAGTGAAGAAGAACCAAGTGACGCCTCTGAATCCGAAATGGACATCGATAATTATTACTTCTTACAACCTGTACCGACGCGACAAAGAAGAGCCCTTCTCAGAGCGGCTGGGGTTAGGAAAATCGAGACTTACGAAAAAGACGACTGCAGGGTTATAAGAATGTCCAGGGAATTTTGCGGGTGCGGTTGTAAAGGTTACTGCGATCCTGAGACTTGTTCCTGCAGCCAAGCCGGCATCAAATGCCAAGTTGATCGCTTGAATTTCCCCTGTGGATGCTCCAGAGACAACTGCGCCAATTCCTCAGGTCGAATCGAATTCAACCCGGTAAGGGTGCGCACGCATTTCATCCATACCCTGATGCGGCTAGAACTCGAGAAGAAGCAAGAGAACGAGGAGGCTCTAAAATCGGAAAAAAAAGATTCGAACTGGATGGAAAACGAACGGATAAATATCGAATACAAAGaggaaaaatcgaaaaactgCAGGATAATGAAATTCTCCAACGGTCCGGACGCGAGGAACGAGCTAGGGGTGGAAAGCTGCATCCACGACGGCAGTTTCACGAATCTACATTACGGGGCGCCCGGGGAAGGCCCCGGGGGGCTGAACCCCCAAGGTTTCAGCGATCTACCTGCACGCAGCGATTCCCTAGACCTGTACTCTTTCAGGGAGGACTGTTACGGGGAGGATTCGACACAAGACGGGAGCGCAGTCGATATAAAGCATCCCTACTCGTCTACAACCCCGGTCTCGGGTCACGGGTTTCAGTTTTCCGATACCCGGTATTCCGACGGAGTTTTCCTGGCCGGCACCTCTCAGTACTCCGCCCCCCATTCGACCAATCAATACTCGCCGTCTCCATACCATCCCGGTTTCACCGATTTCAACGCGGTTTTCAACCCTTATCCCATGTACGGGGAGTTTCAGGGGGACAGTCAGAAAACGGCCGAACAGAATTTCTCCACACCGAGTTGTAGTTATGAACAGTTGTTGCCTACTAACGAGGGATTCAGCTCGGAAAATTCCGAATCGAAGGAAAATCAATACACCTGTTTGAATCCGGTAGTAGAGACGAATAATAAAGCGGAATCCTTCGCCGAACTCATACACGGGCGTTAtaacagtttttcgtccttcaaCGAGAACTTCGTTATGAACGGTTCGCAGGATGTAGTTGAGAATGGCGATGGTCATAAGGTTGTTACCGAAAATGCGGAAAATACGAACAATACGACAGAGTGCGCGGAAAATTTCGGAGAGATAATCAAAAAATCTATTGTAGAAACGGTTTCTGCTTAG
- the LOC123311306 gene encoding cysteine/serine-rich nuclear protein 3 isoform X2, producing the protein MPVEVGEIKQEPSMSVEGSDMEHISDKSIDQPQDIEEKLPLAEEESNVTKPPSENFELGNDISSRDTLEFDMKEKENFLSSRLIEVEGDDSATESLQTLEEEQEEPHDRSDGSDSGLGSEICEERQEITSTDALECSDSEASFFPRMPIESTIVDRFSEIDADVQEPSDIAQAEKGIPKSTEDMLKVQPKKSNLKRKLPVDDDSGPKIKKKRGISFDSVTVYYFPRAQGFTCVPSQGGSTLGMGAYHTHSKKFTIVEHANEQRRIHRQLMQQMRTKNGTASNAAAATSSEESESEEEPSDASESEMDIDNYYFLQPVPTRQRRALLRAAGVRKIETYEKDDCRVIRMSREFCGCGCKGYCDPETCSCSQAGIKCQVDRLNFPCGCSRDNCANSSGRIEFNPVRVRTHFIHTLMRLELEKKQENEEALKSEKKDSNWMENERINIEYKEEKSKNCRIMKFSNGPDARNELGVESCIHDGSFTNLHYGAPGEGPGGLNPQGFSDLPARSDSLDLYSFREDCYGEDSTQDGSAVDIKHPYSSTTPVSGHGFQFSDTRYSDGVFLAGTSQYSAPHSTNQYSPSPYHPGFTDFNAVFNPYPMYGEFQGDSQKTAEQNFSTPSCSYEQLLPTNEGFSSENSESKENQYTCLNPVVETNNKAESFAELIHGRYNSFSSFNENFVMNGSQDVVENGDGHKVVTENAENTNNTTECAENFGEIIKKSIVETVSA; encoded by the exons ATGCCTGTTGAAGTAGGGGAAATCAAGCAGGAACCATCCATGTCTGTAGAAGGATCAGACATGGAACACATCAGTGATAAATCGATCGACCAACCGCAGGACATTGAGGAAAAACTACCCTTAGCGGAGGAGGAGAGTAATGTTACTAAGCCCCCTAGTGAGAATTTTGAACTGGGCAATGATATTTCAAGCAGGGACACCTTAGAATTCGAcatgaaagaaaaagaaaattttttatcTAGTAGACTGATCGAAGTGGAGGGAGATGATTCGGCGACGGAAAGTTTGCAGACTCTTGAAGAGGAGCAGGAAGAGCCCCATGATAG GTCCGACGGTTCAGACTCAGGTCTGGGGTCAGAAATTTGCGAGGAAAGACAGGAAATAACATCAACCGACGCCCTGGAATGCAGCGATTCGGAAGCGTCATTTTTTCCACGAATGCCCATCGAGAGTACCATCGTTGACCGTTTTTCGGAAATCGACGCCGACGTCCAAGAACCATCGGACATCGCCCAGGCTGAGAAAGGAATCCCTAAGAGCACTGAGGACATGTTGAAAGTACAACCCAAGAAGAGCAACTTGAAGAGGAAACTCCCAGTCGATGACGACTCCGGTCCTAAGATCAAGAAAAAACGCGGTATAAGTTTTGACAGCGTTACTGTGTATTATTTCCCGAGGGCACAAGGTTTCACTTGCGTCCCTTCCCAGGGGGGTTCCACTTTAGGGATGGGAGCCTACCACACTCACTCCAAGAAATTCACGATCGTGGAACACGCCAATGAGCAGCGGAGGATACACCGTCAGTTGATGCAGCAGATGCGGACCAAAAACGGCACTGCTTCGAATGCGGCTGCTGCAACATCCAGTGAAGAGAGCGAGAGTGAAGAAGAACCAAGTGACGCCTCTGAATCCGAAATGGACATCGATAATTATTACTTCTTACAACCTGTACCGACGCGACAAAGAAGAGCCCTTCTCAGAGCGGCTGGGGTTAGGAAAATCGAGACTTACGAAAAAGACGACTGCAGGGTTATAAGAATGTCCAGGGAATTTTGCGGGTGCGGTTGTAAAGGTTACTGCGATCCTGAGACTTGTTCCTGCAGCCAAGCCGGCATCAAATGCCAAGTTGATCGCTTGAATTTCCCCTGTGGATGCTCCAGAGACAACTGCGCCAATTCCTCAGGTCGAATCGAATTCAACCCGGTAAGGGTGCGCACGCATTTCATCCATACCCTGATGCGGCTAGAACTCGAGAAGAAGCAAGAGAACGAGGAGGCTCTAAAATCGGAAAAAAAAGATTCGAACTGGATGGAAAACGAACGGATAAATATCGAATACAAAGaggaaaaatcgaaaaactgCAGGATAATGAAATTCTCCAACGGTCCGGACGCGAGGAACGAGCTAGGGGTGGAAAGCTGCATCCACGACGGCAGTTTCACGAATCTACATTACGGGGCGCCCGGGGAAGGCCCCGGGGGGCTGAACCCCCAAGGTTTCAGCGATCTACCTGCACGCAGCGATTCCCTAGACCTGTACTCTTTCAGGGAGGACTGTTACGGGGAGGATTCGACACAAGACGGGAGCGCAGTCGATATAAAGCATCCCTACTCGTCTACAACCCCGGTCTCGGGTCACGGGTTTCAGTTTTCCGATACCCGGTATTCCGACGGAGTTTTCCTGGCCGGCACCTCTCAGTACTCCGCCCCCCATTCGACCAATCAATACTCGCCGTCTCCATACCATCCCGGTTTCACCGATTTCAACGCGGTTTTCAACCCTTATCCCATGTACGGGGAGTTTCAGGGGGACAGTCAGAAAACGGCCGAACAGAATTTCTCCACACCGAGTTGTAGTTATGAACAGTTGTTGCCTACTAACGAGGGATTCAGCTCGGAAAATTCCGAATCGAAGGAAAATCAATACACCTGTTTGAATCCGGTAGTAGAGACGAATAATAAAGCGGAATCCTTCGCCGAACTCATACACGGGCGTTAtaacagtttttcgtccttcaaCGAGAACTTCGTTATGAACGGTTCGCAGGATGTAGTTGAGAATGGCGATGGTCATAAGGTTGTTACCGAAAATGCGGAAAATACGAACAATACGACAGAGTGCGCGGAAAATTTCGGAGAGATAATCAAAAAATCTATTGTAGAAACGGTTTCTGCTTAG